The segment AAAACTCAGCCAATCTATTTTCTTGCCCCGCACGGGGCGGACGTATGTTTTGCCCCTCCCGCTGCGCCCAGGTGGTGGAATTGGTAGACACGCAGGTCTCAGAAGCCTGTGCTTAACCGCATGGGGGTTCGAGTCCCCCCTTGGGCACCATTCTTCGCTGCTGCGGAGCTCCGGATGGCACGCCAGCCTGACAGGAGCGCCGGACGATCGGAGGGCGCCTGTTTGCGCCAATGATCGAAGGACCAAGCTGGACTCCCTCAGCGGGGCGTCCTCCCAGCCGGTCCCGAGACACAACGCCGGCCGAAGGGGCTGCGTCACCGCCCCTTTGTTGCCAGATGATGCTGCAGGACCGCGCGGCCGACCGCTCCGTGCTCAGGCGTGGGCGCCGGCGAAATGCCGGCAGCCGGCCTCCTCGCCGCGGTGCGTGCAGATGCCGCAAAACGCCTCGATCTCCTCGGCGGCAAACCGGCGCGTCGCGGCGACCAGCTCCGCCAAGTCCTGCTCGGTGCTGCGATGCAGCGGTTGCTCGGCTTGCAGCGTGACGGCGGCCTCAAGCAAAGCCTGTTCGCCGGCCTTGAAGTAGGCGAGATACGGATTCCGATTGCAGCCGCACACCGGTACTTGGATCGCGTGCGCGGTCTGCAGCGTCAGCTTGCCCGGCGAGCGCTTGCCGACCGCCGCCAGGATTTTTTGCACCGAATCCGGGATCAGGTGCACCAACGTATCCGGCAGCGCGAGCGGACTGTTGGCCGGCTCGATCCGCAACAGGACAGCCCAGTGTTCCCGAATCTGAGGCTGGCGGGCACAAAGAGCTTCGAGGAAACCGGGTGTCATTGGTCAAGTTTACTGGGTGAAGGCAGGCACGCTTCTCCTTCCTTGCCGAAAATTCGCCTTTGCTTGCACTATCTTCGTACGGCCGCGGTGCGGATTCGTGGCGGGCGACCCCTGTTGAAAAGGTGGGACCCGACCGCCGGGCGGGCCGGAAGGATGAGCGACCGTCGAGCGTTGCGCGCCGGGACACGGCGATCCCGACCTACCTGTGGACCTTTTTTTCGACCACCTGCTCGAGGCTGTCACACCTCATTCATGCAGCCGTTTCCGAAGTAGGGCGGGCATTCCGTTGCCCGCCGGAAGTTCGCTCGATGTTCGCGACGCTCACGGAGTGAGCGCCCTACCTCGTGCAGGACCGTCGCGGTTCGACCGAGCGTCGCAGCGCCCGCTACGGCGAGATGAGCCCTTTGCGGATCGCGAACCGCACCAGGTCGGTCTGCGTCTGCAGACCGAGTTTGCGCAGCAGATTCGTGCGATGAGTCTCCGCCGTGCGCGGGCTGATGAAAAGTTTCTCGGCAATCTCGCTGTTGCTCGCGCCCTCGGCGGCGAGTTGCAGCACCATCCGCTCGCGCGGCGTGATGCTCTGCAACGGGTCGGAGTTGTCAGCGGGCTTCGTCACGAGCGCGTTGATGGCCCATTCGGACAGCGGCGCGCTCAAAAACCGGCGGCCGGCGAGCACCTCCTTCAGCGCGTGCACGATCTCCTGTGACTCGGAGCCTTTCAGAATGTAGGCCATCGCGCCGGCGCGCAGCGTCTCGATCACATACGGTTCGTCGTTGTGCATCGAGAGAATGATCACGCGCGTGTGCGGACTCGACGTGCGCGTCTGGCGCAGCACCTCGATGCCGTGCAGCCGCGGCATGTTGAGGTCGAGGATGAGCACGGTGGGCTTGTGCTTCTCGACCAACTGCACCGCGGCGAGCCCGTCCGCGGCCTCCGCCACGACCTGGCACCCACCGTCGGACTCGAGCACGGTGCGCAGCCCGCGACGGACAATCTCATGATCGTCGGCAATGATCGCGGTGTTCATGACGAGGGAGCCGGCGCCGGCCGCAGCGTGAATTCCGCGTGGATCCGCGTGCCCTGGCCCGGTTGCGAGAAAAGTTCGAGCTCGCCGCCGGCGAGGCGCACGCGCTCGGCGAGTCCGGCGAGGCCGATGGAATTGTGTTTGGCCAACGCCGCCGCGGTGTCGAAGCCCCGGCCGCGATCGGAGATTTCAACGTGCAACGCCTGGTCGTCCGCGGCCACCGTGACGACGGCCGAGGGTGAGCCGGCGTGCCGCGCGATGTTGGTGAGCGCCTCCTGCACGATCCGATACACGGTGGTCTCCAGCACTGCGGGCAGCCGTTGCTCCGGCAGCGCGATGTCCAGCTCGACGGCGATGCCGGTTTGCTGGCGGAACCGGTCGACGTGCCACTCGAGCGCAGGCCGCAAACCCAGATCATCGAGCATCCGCGGTCGCAACTGCAACGTCATCTCGCGCACGGTGCGGATCAGCTCGTCGGTTACGGCCAGCGCCTCGGTGAGCGCGGAGGGATCGCGGCGCGTGGCTTCGAGCCGGAAGCGCAGTCCGGTGAGCAGCTGGCCCACCTGGTCGTGCAGCTCGCGCGCGATCGAGCGGCGTTCGTCCTCCTGCACGGTGAGCAACCGATTCGAGAGCGCCTGCAGCCGCGCGGCATTCTCCTCGGCGCGGCGCTCGGCCTCCTTGCGCACGCCGATCTCCCCCTCGAGATCGCGCGTCCGCTCGCGGACCTGATCGCCGAGCGAGCGATTGAGCTCGGCGAGCTCGGCGGAGAGTCGCGCGTTGAGCCGGTCGGTGTCCGCCCGCTTCAGCACGTGGTTGAGCGAGAACACCAGCTCGGGCAGGCAGCCGTCCTTGTAGAGCAGAAAGTCGAGCGCCCCGAGTTGGAAGGCGGCGATGGCTGTCTCGCTCGAGCGGCTGCCCGAGAGCACGAGCGCCGGCGTGTCTTCGGCGACGGAGTGGAGCTGCCGCAGCACCTCCAGCGTTTCCTTGTCGTCGAAGCCCGGCCCAACCACCACCGCATCGAAGCCGATCTCGGCGTGCGTGAGATTGTCGAAAGCCGTCCGGTCGACCGTCGTGAGCTCGAGCCGCGAGGAATTGTGGGCAAAGAACTCGGCGACCTCGCTGCGCGTGCCGTCCTTCGGTTCGACAAACACCACGCGGTGGTCCCGCGGTGGCGCCGCGACCTCACGCCGGCGGCGATGGCGCTCGGCAACCCGGCGGGTGATTTCGGGGATCCGGCGGAAATCCGCGGAGTTCTTGTCGATGCAATCGACCGCGCCGGCGCGCAGCGCGCGGACGGCGAGGGCATTCTGTCCCTGCGCGCTCACGATCACGACCGGCGTCGGATCGCGCCGCGCGGTGAGTTCGCCCAGCAAGCGCAGCCCGTCGATGTCAGGCAGATAGAGATCGAGGAGCACCACGTCGTAGCCGCCCCGCTTCAGCGCCTCGAGACAAGCCCGGCCGGAGTCCACCTGGTCGAGCGCGCAGCCGCCGGCGTCGCGGTAGAACAGAAGCTGAACCATTTCAGCTACCTGCGGATCGTCTTCAGCGTGGAGCACTCGAATCATGCGAGCGGTGGGAGATGCGCGACGATGATTGCTACGAACGGGCGAGCCAACCGATTTCTGCACGCACGGTTTGCCCTCGCGGAACGCGTGAGCGTTTCGGCGAAAGCCTTGCCGGCTTCCACTCCGAGAGAGTGGACGAGGTCACGATTCCCCAGCACGTCCCGGGAGATCCCCTAGTCGCGTCGGGAAACCCCTCAGCGGAAATCGACAGTCCCGATTACGTAGGCGCACGGATATTGGGAAATCCCTCCTGCGCCTACTCTCGGCGGCATGAAAACCGCCACCGCCACTCGCAGGAACGCGTTCCGCGCGTTGGTGAGTGGGGCGGCGCTGCTGGCGGTGCTCTTCACGAGTGGCTGCAACACGGCTTCGACGCAGTCGAACCTGACGCTCTTCGTCGAGAACGCTCCGCTGCCGACGCTGGTCGCTCGGGGCGGCGAACTCACCGCAGCGCAGGCCGAAGCGCGACGCCATCGCGGTTCTTTCGCGGTGCTCGGCGAAGGCAGTTCGATGGAGCCCGTTTATGTGGCGGGCACCGCGCTGGTCATCCGCGCTGGCGGTTACCAGACCCTCCGCCCGGGAATGCCGGTCGTGTATGCGAACACGCGGGGCGTCTCGGTTGCCCACATGGTCGTCGAGCAGACGAACTACGGCTGGGTGGCGGTGGGGCTGAACAACGAGAGCCACGACAGCGAGCTCGTGACTGCGGACAATTTGGTTGGGGTAATCACGCACGCGTTTGCGTCCCAGACCGGGTCGCTGCCACAGGAGGTGGCGGCCCGGATGGCGCTCAACGACCAGATCCGCCGCGGCGCGAAGGTCGCGAGCTTGGGTCGCTAAGCCGGGCGTGGGTCGCCTGACCTGAGGCGTTTCTTTCAACCTTCCCGCCTCGTACCGAGCTCCGACACGCCCGCATTCAAACGCAACCCAACAACCGGTCAGCGAGAGGAGGTGAGAGCGAAAGGCAATAGCTGTCTGCAGGATGAGAAAGAAGGCACAGAAGAATGGGCCGGATGCGCCGATTGATCGGATGTCCGCGATGATCTCCGATCCAGCCGTCTTCACCTTGGGCTCGCTCACGCCCGACACGCTCGTGCGTGACGTGCGCCATTTGCCGGCGGCACCCCGGGTCTTGCCGCGGCTGAAGGCCCTGTTGAGCGATGCCAACTCGTCGCTTCACAACGTGGTCGCGCTGATCCGGCTCGACGCCGTGCTCGCGGGTCGCGTGCTGCAGATGGGCAACAGCGCCTACTACAGCCATGGCGTGCGCTGCCTGTCGGTGGACGAGGCGATTCATCGCGTGGGTTATGACCAGGTTTACGAGCTGGTGTCCTATGCGGTCGCTTCGCAGGTGCTGGTTCGTCCGCTCGAGACCTACGGCATCGACGCGAACGAGCTCTGGGAGCAATCCGTGTCCTGTGCGCTCGCCGCCGAGCTTTTGGCGGAACGTTGCGGCGAGGAGCGGGAAGTGGGCTACACGATCGGGCTGCTGCATGCGCTCGGGATGGTGGCGATCGACGATTGGGCGCTGCGCCGGCAGCCGGGATTGCGGCTCACGTCGAAAGGTTTCCCGCAAGAGGCGAGCGACAGCGAACGACTTTGCCTGGGGTTCACCCATGCGGAGGTCGGCGGTGCGCTACTCCAATTCTGGGATTTTCCGCGGGAAATGGCCGACCCGGTGCGCTACCAATACGCGCCCCGCGCCTGCGCGACGCATCCGCGGCTCGCCTGCCTGCTGCATGCGGCCAAATGGCTGCGCAGTGCGGTTTGCGGGCCGGCCGACGAGCGTCCGCCGCTTCCAGCCGCGGGAATCCAGCAAATGCTGGGGCTGGCCGGCCGGCTCACGAGCCTGAAGAGCGAACTTGAGCGCCGGCTGCGCGAGGTGCACTCGTTGCTTTGCGTCGAACCGCCGGCGACGGTCGACATTCCCTTGGACTTCCCGAATCGGGTCTGGCGGGCCTGACCGGTGGAACCCGCCGTCCCGGCGGGCCAGAAATGGGCAGGCCCGGCGGGACGCCGGGCTCCGCCGAATCGCGGTAGGTCGCCTGCTAGCGCCATCGCGCCAGAAGCTTTGATTACCGGCGATTCGTGGTCATTAGTCGTGCCTCATGGCTGCGGATCAATCCGACCTTTTTGCCGAAGAACCGGCGTTCCCGCCCGCGGCGGCGCGGTCACGCGCGGCCAACCAGCCGCTCGCGGCCCGCATGCGTCCGCGTCGGCTGGCCGAGGTGGTGGGACAATCGCACATCCTGAAACCCGGCAGTTTGCTGCCGCGGCTCGTGGCGCAAAACCGCTTCGGCTCGCTGATCTTCTACGGTCCGCCGGGGTGCGGCAAAACCAGCATCGCGGAAGCGATCGCGCAGGAGACGAACAGCCGCTTCGTTCGCGTCAACGCGGTGATGTCGAATGTGGCCGAGCTGCGGGAAATCCTGCACTCGGCACGCCGGCTGCCGCAGGCGTCGACGATCCTGTTCATCGACGAGCTGCATCGGTTCAACAAATCCCAGCAGGACCTGCTGCTGCCCGACGTGGAGGAGGGCACGGTGCGGCTGATCGGCGCGACGACGCACAATCCCGGTTTCTACGTCAACCCGCCGCTACTCTCGCGCAGCCACCTGTTCCGGCTCGAGCCGTTGTCGCCCGCGGCGGTGACCGGCGTGCTGAAGAAGGCGCTCGCCGACGAGGAGCGCGGGCTCGGCGCGCGGAAAGTCACCGCCGACGACAAGGTGCTCGCCGATCTCGCGGTGCTGTGCGACGGCGATCTGCGCCGGGCGTTGAACGCGCTCGAGGTGCTGGTGCTCGGCCTGCCGGAAGGCGGCGTGATCACCCCGGCCGAGTTGGAAGTGTTCGCGCGCGAGCGGCGGATCCGCTACGACGCCGACGAGGACGAACACTACGACACGATCTCGGCGTTCATCAAAAGCTGTCGCGGCAGCGATCCGGATGCGGCGCTGTATTGGCTGGCGAAGATGCTGGCCGGCGGCGAGGACCCGCGGTTCATCGCGCGGCGGCTGGTGATTCTCGCGAGCGAGGACGTGGGCTTGGCGGATCCGCAGGCGCTGCCGCTCACGGTGGCCGCGCACCATGCGGTCGACTTCATCGGCTTGCCGGAGGCGGAGCTCACGCTGGCGCACGCGACGCTCTACATCGCCACCGCGGCGAAGAGCAACTCGGCGACGCTCGCGCTCGGCGAGGCGCACCGCGCGTTGAAGGAACAGCCGGTGCAGACGATCCCGGCCGCGCTCCGCAGCAAGAGCGGGCAGGCCAACAAGCGGATCGGCCAGGGCCAGGGCTATCTGTATTCGCACGATCATCAGGAAAACATTTCCGGGCAGGACTACCTCGAGAAACCACTGACGCTCTACACGCCGAAACCGGTGGGGTGGGAGGCGAAGATCGTGGACCGGCTTGCGCGGTGGAAGGAGCTCAAGTCCCGGCTGCAGCAGCGCGCATGACCCGCGGGCGGCGATTGACCGGTTGCGAGAGCCAGGGCGCGACGCCATTCCAGTAACCGCACGGTGAAAGTTGTAGGGCTGCCGCTGGCCGGCAGCCGCGGACTACACCAGAGCGTCCAACGCGTGCCCGGCCGGCGGCGAGCACCGGCCCTACAGGGAAGAGCGATTCGGTTGCCAAAACGAGTTTCCGGATGGCCGCCGGTCCCAGGCTTGCCGCCGCGGCCGATTGCGCCACTATGCCGTCATGAAACGCATCCGGGCAGGACTGATCCTCACGGTGGTGTTGATGAGTACCGGCGCGCTGGCCGCTGCTGCTCCGGCCGGAAAACCCGCGGCCGACAAAACCGCGGAAGAACCGCAGATCGCGGGCGTCGAAATTCCGCGACCGAACGGCGCGTTTCTTGGACTGGAGATCGTGCGCAACAACTTCGTCCTCTCCTTCTATGACGCGAACAAGGAGAAGGTCGCGCCCGACGTCGCGCGGGCGACGATGCGCTGGCCGGTCAAATACCAGCCGACGGACGAGCGCACGGTGTTGAATCCAGGTGGCGACGGCACGTCGCTCACCTCGCCGAAGGTGGTGCGTCCGCCGCACAATTTCCGCGTCTTCATCGCGCTCTTCGTCGAGGGCAACGATTCCGCCGTCGAAACCTACAGCGTCGACGTCCGCGGCTGAGCGCGCCTCACGCGGAGGTCGCATCTCGTAGGGCCGGCGTTCACCGCCGGCCGCGAGCGTGTCGAGAGGCGGCAGCCCTACGGCTTCATGGATCCCACCTGAGCCGCCCTGCCGCGATTGACAGGCGTGCACCGCGACATGATTTTCCCGCCCATGTCCGCTTCCACCCACGCGCCGTTCGATTCGGTCGAGTCCGCGATCGCGGATATTGCCGCGGGTCGGCTGGTGATCGTGACGGACGACGAGAACCGCGAGAACGAGGGTGATCTAATCATGTCCGCCGCGAAGGCGACGCCGGAGACGGTGAACATGATGATCCGCTACTGCAGCGGGATCGTCTGCGTGCCGACGCTGGAACCGCAGCTCCGCCGGCTCGGGCTCGGGCCGATGGTGCAGCAGAATCGCGAGGTGCAGCGGACCGATTTCGCCGTGAGCGTGGACGCCGCCGAGGGTATTTCCACCGGCATCAGTGCGCATGACCGGACGCAGACGATCCGGATTCTCGCGAACCCGGAGTCGCGGCCGGAGCAGCTGGTGCAGCCCGGACATGTGTTTCCGTTGCGCGCGAAACCGGGCGGCGTGTTGGAGCGCGCCGGGCACACGGAGGCCGCGGTGGATCTCGCGTTGCTCGCCGGTCATCCGCCGGCGGGCGTGCTGTGCGAACTGGTCAACGACGACGGCACCGTGCAGCGGCTGCCGCAGCTGATCGAGTTCAAGCAGCGTTTCGGTCTGAAGATGATTTCGATCGCGCAGCTGATCGAGCATCGCGCGAAACGCGACCAGCTCGTCGAGCTCGTGTGCACACGGCCGTTCGTGTCGGAGTTCGGCGAATTCACGCTGCACGTGTTCCGCAGCCGGCTCGACAATCGCCACCACCTCGCGTTGGCCAAAGGGCGCCTCGGCCCGGAGCCGACGCTGGTCCGCGTGCACAGCGAGAATCTCCTCGGCGACGTGTTCCGGATGCGCGGCGTGGACACCCACCACGTACTGGCCTCGGCGCTGCAGGCCGTGGCGCAAGCCGGATGCGGCGTGGTGCTTTACATGGAGCACGCCAACGGCGGCGCGCAGCTAATCCACCGGCTCGACGCCAAGCCGGGCGAGGCCACCCCGGGCATGAGCATTCGCGACTACGGCATTGGCGCGCAAATCCTTGCCGCACTCGGTCTGAGCAAGATCCGGCTGCTGTCGAAAAGTGCCCGCAAGGTCGTCGGGCTCGACGGCTACGGACTGGAGATTGTTGAAATCGTCCGGCTGTAAGACGCCGCGCCAGGGGACGCCGCGCGGCGGCGTGCAGCTCACTTTTCCGATCTAGGCGGGATGGCATGCCGCGCGGCCCGGGGTCTCGCCGCGGGGGTGGGAGGGAAACGGAAATGCCCTTCGCCTGGTGGCCTCCGCGAGTTTTAGGTTGCGGACTGCGGCCCGCGCCGCGTCGATAACCGGCTCCATGAGCCTGGCCGCACCCACTGACACCGCCATTGATGGCACGACGCTGCGCGTTGGCATCGTGGCCGCGCGTTTCAACGGCGACCTGGTGGACGCGTTGCTCGCGCGCGCGCAGGAGCGTCTGGCCGCGGCCGGCGTGAAGCCGCGCCACCTCACGCTGGTGCGCGTGCCCGGTTCGCACGAGGTGCCATGGGCCGTGCAGCAACTCGCGGCCCGCGGCCGCCGCGACGTGGTGATCGCCCTCGGCGTACTGATCGGCGGCGAAACGTCGCATCATGAGATGGTCGGGCAGAGTGTCTCGTACGCGCTGCAGCAGGTGGCGCTCACGACCGGCACGCCCGTGATCAACGGCGTCATCGTGGCGAACACGCGCGCGCAGGCCGAAGCCCGCTGCCGCGGCCGGATCAACCGCGGCGTCGAATTCGCCGCCGCGGCGCTCGAGATCGGCACGCTGAAAAAAGAACTTTCCCGATGAGCAAAGCCCAATTTGCCCAGCGCCGCGACGGTCGCGTGGCTGCGCTGCAATACCTTTTCGCCTGGAGCATGAACCGGCCGCGCAATCTCGCGGAAGATCTCCGGGTTTTCTTCGAAAACATGGAGCAGCCGCGCGACCACTACGCGTTTGGCGAGGAGCTGATCCATGGCGTGATCGAGCACAGCGACGACATCGATGCGCGGATCAAGGGCCTTGCCCACAACTGGGAGTTCGACCGGATCGCCAAGATCGACCTGACGATCCTGCGGCTGGCGATTTTCGAGATCCTGCACCGGAAGGACATTCCGCCGGTGGTTTCGATCAACGAGGCGATCGACCTGTCGAAGCAGTTCTCCAACGCCGATGCGAAGCGGTTCATCAACGGCATCCTCGACCGGCTGAAGGATCAGGTGGGCCGCGACGCGCGCAAGGCGGAGTGAGCGATTGCCGATCGCCGATTGGTGACTGCCGATTGCCAATCGCAACCGGCGGATAGATTCGGCAATCGGCAATCACCAATCGCCAATTCTGATGTTCGGGCTTTTCAAAAAATTCAAAGACGGGCTGGCGAAGACGGTCTCGACGATCGCTGCGAAGACACACGGCCTGTTCGGCGGCCGCAAGATCGATGCGGCGTCGCTCGAAGAGCTCGAGGAGGCGCTGTATGCCGCAGACTTCGGCGTGGAGACGACCGAGGAGATCCTCGCCGAGATCAAGGCCGCCTACGCGAAGGACAAGACGCTCCAGGGTCAGGCCGCGGCCGCGATTGGCGCGGCGGTGCTGAAACGCGTGCTGGCCGGCAGCGAGGGGGCGTTGGATGGAGCCGGGGCCGGTGGCCCCGGGCCGGGCTCAGCGAGCCCGGCTACATCAAAGGAGCCGATCGTGATCGCGATGATCGGCGTGAACGGCTCGGGCAAGACGACCACGGCGGCGAAACTCGGCTGGCGGCTGAAGGAGGACGGCAAGACCGTCACGCTCGCCGCATGTGACACGTTCCGGGCCGCGGCGGTCGAGCAGTTGAAGACGTGGGCGACCCGATTGGACCTCGAAATTGTGGCCAGTCACACCGGCGCGGATTCGGCGGCAGTGGCCTTCGACGCGTGGCAGGCCGCCAAGTCGCGCGGCCGCGATTACCTGATCGTCGACACCGCGGGCCGGCTGCACACGAAGCACAATTTGATGGAAGAGCTGGCGAAGATCCGCCGCGTCCTGCAAAAGAACGATCCCACGGCGCCGCAGCACCGCTGGCTCGTGGTCGACGGTTCGCTCGGTTCGAACTCGATCGAGCAGGCCAGGGCGTTCCACAAGAGCTTTGGACTGACGGGGCTCGTGGTGACCAAGCTCGACGGCACGAGCCGCGGCGGCGCGATCGTCGGCATCTATCGGCAACTAAAATTGCCGATCTACTTCCTCGGGCTCGGCGAACAGGCCGAGGACCTGCAGCCGTTCAGCGTGGAGAATTACGTGAACGCACTGTTCGGGCTCGACTAGCCCGGATATTTCCTGGCGCAGCGGCGCTGCAACCGAACCAAACCCTTTCCACAGGAATCGATGGAAGCCCTCAGCGTTTCCGCCGCTGCAGGAGGGTGACGACCAGTAGGAGCGCGAACGAGAGCACCAGCAGCATCGCGGCGAAGGCGTGGGCCGCGGCGTAATCGAGTTTCTGCACCTCATCGTAGAGCGCGATGCTGGCGACGCGGGTCACGCCGGGGATCGAGCCGCCGATCATCAGCACCACGCCGAACTCGCCCAAGGTGTGGGCGAAGCCCAGCGTGAGCCCGGCGGCGATGCCGCGCCACGCCAGCGGCACGTGCACGCGCCACCACACGCGTGCGGGCGCGGCGCCGAGCGCGGTGCCCGCGTCGAGCAGTTCCCGCGGCACGCCGCGCAACGCCGCCTGGAACGGCTGCACCGCGAATGGCAGGGAATAAAACACCGACGCGATCACGAGTCCGGTGAACGAAAACGCGAGCGGCGTGCCGAACGCCGCCTGCCACCAGCTGCCCGGCGGATGGTTCGGCGAAAAGCCCACCAGCAGATAGAAGCCGATGACGGTCGGCGGCAGCACCACGGGCAGCGTGACCAGCGTTTCCACCACCGGCGCGAGCCGCCACCGCGACGTGTTCAACCATTGCGCGAGCGGCAAACCGACAGTGCCGAGCACCAGCGTGGTGATCGCCGCGAGCCGCAACGTCAGCCCGAGCGATTGCCAGAGCGGCGCGGAGAGTCCGAGGAAGGTGGAGCCGGGATCAGTCAACGCGCTCCACGCTGGTCATTGCCGGCCGAGCGTCCAATCCCGAACTTCGGCCCTTCCGCTCACCGGACGACGAGGCACCTCGTATCCGAATCGGCTCAACACCGCTTGCGCCGGCTCGCTTTGCAGGAACTGCAGGTAACGCGCCGCCGCCGGATTCGCTGCGCCGCGGCGGGTGAGCACGGCGCCTTGCGCGAGGGGCGAATAGAGGTCGGGCGGCACCGCGAGCCAGCGGCCGCGCTCCTTGAGTCGCGGCGAGAGCACCAGCGAGAGCGCGACGAAGCCGAGGTCGGCGGAGCCGGTTTCGACGAACTGCGCGGTTTGGCTGACATTTTCGCCATACACCAGCTTCGGCGAAAGCTGCGACCAGAGTCCGGCGCGCTCGAGTGCGCTGCGGGCGGCGCGGCCGTAGGGCGCCGAATCGGTGTTCGCGATCGCGATCTTCTTCACCGCGTTCCAATCGAGGGTGGCGAACGAGTCGAGCGCCAGCGCCGGATTCAGCGTCCACACGACGAGCCGGCCCTGCGCAAACACGATCAGGCTGTCCGGCTTTGCGTGACCGGCGGCGAGCAACGCGCGCGGATACTCCAGATCCGCCGACAGGAACACGTCGTAGGGCGCACCGTGGGTGATTTGCGCGACCAAGCTGCCGGACGCGCCGGTGGAAACGGTCAGTTCGATGTCCGGCTCGGCCGCGCGAAATGCGCGGTGCAGCTCGTCGAGCGCGTAGACGAGATTGGCTGCAGCCGCGACGGCGACCCTGGGGTGTTCGGCCGCGGGCGCGGAGCCGGCCACCCACGCCAGTCCTGCGCCGGCGAACAGCAGTCGAAAAAAACGCGTGAAACAAAAACGGAGGCTTCCCACCGGGCCAAAAGTTCTGCACGGTCCACCATACATTGCGCTTTTTCGGTTCGTTCCGCGCTGGAACGCACCGCTCGCGGCGGCCGCTGGCCGCCAGCCGGCGTGGAGACCGAAAAGCCTGTCGATCATGGCGCGGATATTTCTGAAACAGTTTTCAACACGGGGCGTCACATGGCGCGTGAGTTCAAGCACTTT is part of the Opitutus terrae PB90-1 genome and harbors:
- the modB gene encoding molybdate ABC transporter permease subunit, which codes for MTDPGSTFLGLSAPLWQSLGLTLRLAAITTLVLGTVGLPLAQWLNTSRWRLAPVVETLVTLPVVLPPTVIGFYLLVGFSPNHPPGSWWQAAFGTPLAFSFTGLVIASVFYSLPFAVQPFQAALRGVPRELLDAGTALGAAPARVWWRVHVPLAWRGIAAGLTLGFAHTLGEFGVVLMIGGSIPGVTRVASIALYDEVQKLDYAAAHAFAAMLLVLSFALLLVVTLLQRRKR
- the modA gene encoding molybdate ABC transporter substrate-binding protein; its protein translation is MGSLRFCFTRFFRLLFAGAGLAWVAGSAPAAEHPRVAVAAAANLVYALDELHRAFRAAEPDIELTVSTGASGSLVAQITHGAPYDVFLSADLEYPRALLAAGHAKPDSLIVFAQGRLVVWTLNPALALDSFATLDWNAVKKIAIANTDSAPYGRAARSALERAGLWSQLSPKLVYGENVSQTAQFVETGSADLGFVALSLVLSPRLKERGRWLAVPPDLYSPLAQGAVLTRRGAANPAAARYLQFLQSEPAQAVLSRFGYEVPRRPVSGRAEVRDWTLGRQ